The Calditrichota bacterium genome includes a region encoding these proteins:
- a CDS encoding glycosyltransferase — protein sequence MTAWLGLLLLVASAYVCAGIALALAGRRRHDRRSEDVPHVSIVVAARDEEANLPHCLASLAALDYPRERMELILVDHQSRDHTGELLAAFCAQHRHAHLVRVQDGTTTLCGKAAAVAAGIERSSGEIVLMTDADCVVPPTWVRTMVSHFDRDTGMVCGFTTVATHSSDARALFVRAQALDWLFLLAAASGAGLLGMPLTWVGNNLAFRRQAYDEVGGYHGVGFSLTEDFALFKAISKSTAWKVRFVRDGHALVLTQPSRSWRELLHQRLRWAVGGRSVAPPGKVLLALGGGARLLLPLAMILAVHHPAAAILPLAVMLTDFVLLRGTCAALGLKTPLKALVAFEALFATYVVAGAALLPFLRVLTWKGTSYPLRALRHSHAIAPHGVLADDSLAAVEQESWS from the coding sequence ATGACTGCTTGGCTGGGCCTGTTGCTGCTGGTCGCTTCTGCCTATGTGTGCGCCGGGATAGCGCTGGCCCTGGCAGGCAGGCGTAGGCACGACCGACGCAGCGAAGATGTGCCGCACGTGAGCATCGTGGTTGCGGCGCGCGACGAGGAGGCCAACCTGCCCCACTGCTTGGCTTCCCTGGCAGCCTTGGACTATCCGCGGGAGAGGATGGAGCTCATCCTTGTGGATCACCAGAGTCGCGACCACACCGGGGAGCTTCTTGCTGCCTTCTGCGCACAGCACCGCCACGCCCATCTGGTGCGGGTTCAGGATGGCACCACGACCCTCTGCGGCAAGGCTGCGGCCGTAGCGGCCGGCATCGAGCGGAGCAGCGGAGAGATCGTGCTCATGACGGATGCCGACTGCGTGGTGCCGCCCACGTGGGTGCGAACCATGGTCAGCCACTTCGACCGGGACACAGGGATGGTCTGCGGCTTCACCACCGTCGCAACCCATTCCAGCGATGCGCGCGCGCTTTTCGTTCGCGCGCAGGCTTTGGACTGGCTGTTCCTCCTTGCCGCCGCCTCAGGGGCTGGGCTCTTGGGCATGCCGTTGACCTGGGTGGGCAACAACTTGGCCTTTCGTCGTCAGGCCTACGACGAAGTGGGAGGTTATCACGGGGTGGGCTTTAGTCTGACTGAGGATTTTGCGCTCTTCAAGGCAATTTCCAAGTCCACGGCGTGGAAGGTGCGGTTCGTACGCGACGGCCATGCGTTGGTGCTCACCCAGCCATCGAGGAGCTGGCGGGAGTTGCTGCACCAGCGCCTGCGCTGGGCAGTGGGCGGTAGGTCGGTGGCGCCGCCGGGCAAGGTGTTGCTGGCACTGGGCGGCGGCGCGCGCCTCTTGCTGCCCCTGGCGATGATCCTTGCGGTGCACCACCCAGCGGCGGCGATTCTGCCGCTCGCTGTGATGCTCACCGACTTTGTCCTTCTCCGTGGCACCTGCGCAGCCCTGGGCCTTAAGACGCCGCTCAAGGCACTCGTCGCCTTTGAGGCACTGTTTGCCACCTACGTGGTGGCAGGCGCGGCCCTGCTCCCCTTCTTGCGGGTGCTGACATGGAAAGGGACCTCGTACCCCTTGCGTGCGCTGCGCCACTCGCACGCGATTGCGCCGCACGGTGTCCTTGCCGACGACTCTCTCGCGGCAGTCGAGCAAGAATCCTGGAGCTGA
- the mpl gene encoding UDP-N-acetylmuramate:L-alanyl-gamma-D-glutamyl-meso-diaminopimelate ligase produces the protein MRRVEPGADIYFIAICGTAMAALAAMLKKLGYRVRGSDKDVYPPMSTFLAAQGIPVYEGFDAAHLEPAPDLVVIGNAMSRGNPEVEAVLERKLHYTSMPEALKEFVLRDRYSVVVTGTHGKTTTSSMIAWALECAGRDPGFLIGGVPCNFQQGFKYGSGRHFVVEGDEYDTAFFDKGPKFMHYLPDVAVINNIEFDHADIYTSLDEIKLAFRRFINIIPRNGLLVAGADDPVVMELAPRALCPVHTFGLKEGAAWRAVDTAFADGGTRFVALYQGKKEGEFHTQLMGTHNVRNALAAIATCRFLGLSCQEIAAALATFQGVRKRLELRAEVNGIKIYDDFAHHPTAIRETLSGVRALQPGARIWALYEPRTATARRKVFQKEFAQSFDAAEQVVVAPVHRPDKVRPEELFSVPELVADLRAGGKDAHHFPDVDAIVAFVAAHARPGDVIVTLSNGDFEGIHDKLKTALERKYGDGARQR, from the coding sequence ATGAGACGCGTTGAGCCCGGCGCTGACATCTACTTCATCGCCATCTGCGGCACAGCAATGGCCGCGTTGGCTGCCATGCTCAAGAAGCTCGGCTACCGGGTGCGCGGCTCGGACAAGGACGTCTACCCGCCCATGAGCACCTTCCTGGCGGCGCAGGGCATCCCCGTGTACGAGGGCTTTGACGCCGCCCATCTGGAGCCCGCCCCGGACCTGGTGGTCATAGGCAACGCCATGTCGCGTGGCAACCCCGAGGTGGAAGCCGTGTTGGAGCGCAAGCTCCACTATACCTCGATGCCTGAGGCTCTTAAGGAGTTTGTGCTGCGCGATCGCTATTCGGTGGTGGTCACCGGCACCCACGGCAAGACGACCACCAGCTCGATGATTGCCTGGGCCTTGGAATGCGCCGGCCGGGACCCTGGCTTTCTCATCGGCGGGGTGCCCTGTAACTTCCAGCAGGGCTTCAAGTATGGCTCGGGTCGGCACTTTGTCGTGGAAGGGGACGAGTACGACACCGCCTTTTTCGACAAGGGGCCCAAGTTCATGCACTATCTGCCCGACGTGGCAGTCATCAACAATATCGAGTTCGACCACGCGGACATCTACACCAGCTTGGACGAGATCAAGTTGGCCTTCCGCCGTTTCATCAACATCATCCCTCGCAACGGCCTGCTGGTAGCCGGTGCCGACGACCCGGTGGTGATGGAGCTGGCGCCGCGCGCGCTGTGTCCGGTGCACACCTTCGGCCTAAAAGAGGGCGCAGCCTGGCGCGCGGTGGACACCGCCTTCGCTGACGGGGGGACCCGCTTTGTCGCCTTGTACCAAGGGAAAAAAGAGGGAGAGTTCCACACGCAGCTGATGGGCACGCACAACGTGCGCAACGCACTGGCTGCTATTGCGACCTGCCGCTTCTTGGGCCTGAGCTGCCAGGAGATTGCCGCCGCGCTGGCCACCTTCCAGGGCGTCAGGAAGCGGCTGGAACTGCGGGCGGAGGTCAACGGTATCAAGATCTACGATGACTTTGCGCATCACCCCACGGCGATCAGGGAGACGCTCAGTGGGGTGCGTGCCTTGCAGCCTGGAGCGCGCATCTGGGCGCTGTACGAGCCACGGACCGCCACGGCGCGGCGCAAGGTGTTTCAGAAGGAGTTTGCGCAGAGCTTTGATGCCGCAGAACAGGTGGTGGTGGCGCCGGTGCATCGGCCGGACAAAGTGCGGCCGGAGGAGCTGTTCTCCGTGCCGGAACTGGTGGCCGACCTGCGGGCGGGGGGCAAGGATGCTCATCACTTCCCAGACGTGGACGCCATCGTGGCATTCGTGGCTGCCCACGCGCGTCCTGGCGATGTCATTGTGACCTTGAGTAACGGCGACTTTGAGGGCATTCACGACAAGCTAAAAACTGCTCTGGAGAGGAAGTACGGCGATGGGGCAAGGCAGCGGTGA
- a CDS encoding radical SAM protein, whose product MPSWRSAPLLCLYYITYRCNAGCRYCDIWQRQDLRGVRDADPYEVVSNLRQLRAAGVRFVDFTGGEPLLYKQLPEVLREAKALGFYTTVTTNTLLYPARARELRGLVDFLHFSLDTLDPAKQRLWRKRPDPEHVLESVRIAKAMGEAPDLLFTATKESYRELPSLARLAAELRCELIVNQVFCASPEHALDEPALAALDRFRAAPFVYLNRAFQRLRREGGNSTRAPRCRAVSATVVISPDNELLLPCFHRACARLPIAGDLAAALASPLRRRFTRLQGRLAFCQGCAINCYFDPSFLWRIDSFFVESQLSKLRYGLDKYLRARAPFPRQTARRGA is encoded by the coding sequence ATGCCCTCCTGGCGCAGTGCACCCCTGCTGTGCCTCTACTACATCACCTACCGCTGCAACGCCGGCTGCCGCTACTGCGACATCTGGCAGCGGCAGGACTTGCGCGGCGTGCGCGATGCCGATCCGTATGAAGTAGTCAGCAATCTGCGCCAACTCAGGGCGGCAGGTGTGCGGTTTGTGGACTTTACCGGAGGGGAGCCACTCCTCTACAAGCAGCTGCCTGAGGTGCTCCGCGAGGCCAAGGCCTTGGGGTTCTACACCACGGTCACCACCAACACGCTCCTCTACCCCGCCCGCGCCCGCGAGTTGCGCGGGTTAGTGGATTTCCTGCATTTTTCCTTGGACACGCTCGACCCCGCCAAGCAGCGCCTCTGGCGCAAGCGGCCCGACCCGGAGCACGTCCTGGAATCGGTGCGCATAGCCAAGGCCATGGGCGAAGCCCCTGACCTGCTTTTCACTGCCACCAAGGAGTCCTATCGCGAGCTGCCCTCTTTGGCCCGGCTTGCAGCAGAGCTACGCTGCGAGCTCATTGTCAACCAAGTGTTCTGTGCCTCGCCCGAGCATGCGTTGGACGAGCCGGCGCTGGCTGCCCTCGATCGCTTTCGTGCTGCCCCCTTCGTCTACCTGAACAGGGCCTTCCAGCGCCTGCGACGGGAGGGAGGGAATTCGACGCGGGCGCCCCGTTGCCGCGCGGTGAGTGCCACCGTGGTCATTTCCCCGGACAACGAACTTCTGCTGCCCTGCTTCCATCGCGCGTGTGCGCGGCTGCCCATTGCCGGCGACTTGGCCGCGGCCCTTGCCTCGCCGTTGCGCCGGCGGTTCACTCGCCTCCAGGGACGGCTTGCGTTTTGTCAAGGCTGCGCCATCAACTGCTACTTTGACCCGTCGTTCCTGTGGCGCATCGACAGCTTTTTCGTGGAGAGCCAGCTCAGCAAGTTGCGCTACGGGCTGGACAAGTACCTCCGGGCACGAGCGCCCTTCCCCAGGCAGACGGCGCGGAGAGGAGCGTAA
- a CDS encoding CehA/McbA family metallohydrolase: MRLFPFVPCLSYAETHYSFRFFPSRLRKAEPEVVLDVPHRLEPGQRLPVLVLVKDAHLFPIELCSVEVELITPCNGTLRLPVTFQRQAIKEPWWHTVLFLPRPEGVRGPCQVRAAVSVVTGGERRTYVSDNYRLSTHAPLACHFAEEPLPRAEGWHFGDLHCHSAFTSDQVEFGAPIAATLAMAKAQGLSFFAITDHSYDLDDSPESALRNDHRLPKWHQMQAEVARLNAEATGCVVIPGEELSCGNRYRRNVHLLVLDNPDFLEGAGDSAERWLRTRPELSVAQALSRLRSGALAYAAHPEDRTPLLQWLLIRRGRWTRADYRHPRLNGLQLLNGHTDVAARRTLRRWVSLLLAGQRLTIVAGNDGHGNFARFRQIGLPFLTMREHCHQIFGAARTGVLVEGELTLASLKAALRQGKTLVTTGPFLELRAESPAGTAHIGGTLRGSPARLVVTAKSTAEFGPLHRLTIWLGKKGARREEILWDCNRFPERFQHRAELTVENHADDLYVRGELSSRGPNGEHVCYTNPIWLTA; encoded by the coding sequence ATGCGTCTTTTCCCTTTCGTCCCCTGCCTTTCGTACGCCGAGACCCATTATTCATTTCGCTTCTTCCCCTCCCGGTTGCGCAAGGCGGAGCCGGAGGTGGTGCTGGACGTGCCGCATCGCCTGGAACCTGGGCAGAGGCTCCCCGTGCTCGTGTTGGTGAAAGACGCCCACCTTTTCCCCATCGAGCTATGTAGCGTCGAGGTGGAGCTCATCACGCCCTGTAATGGAACGCTGAGGTTGCCCGTCACCTTCCAGCGGCAGGCAATCAAGGAGCCATGGTGGCACACCGTCCTCTTTCTGCCACGTCCAGAGGGCGTGAGGGGTCCCTGCCAGGTGCGCGCGGCGGTCTCGGTAGTAACAGGCGGTGAGCGCCGGACCTATGTGAGCGACAACTACCGGCTTTCTACCCATGCGCCGTTGGCATGTCACTTTGCTGAGGAACCCCTCCCAAGGGCCGAGGGGTGGCACTTTGGCGACCTCCACTGCCACAGCGCGTTCACCAGCGACCAGGTGGAGTTTGGGGCGCCGATCGCGGCGACACTGGCCATGGCTAAGGCCCAAGGCCTGAGCTTTTTCGCCATCACCGATCACTCCTATGACCTCGACGACAGCCCGGAGAGCGCCCTGCGCAACGACCACAGGCTGCCAAAGTGGCACCAGATGCAGGCAGAGGTGGCCAGGCTCAACGCAGAGGCCACAGGCTGTGTGGTCATCCCTGGCGAGGAGCTCTCCTGCGGCAATCGCTACCGCCGCAACGTGCACCTTTTGGTGTTGGACAATCCTGATTTCTTAGAAGGTGCGGGGGATAGCGCGGAAAGGTGGTTGCGCACCAGGCCGGAGCTGAGCGTGGCGCAGGCGCTGTCGCGGCTGCGTTCGGGGGCGCTCGCCTATGCTGCCCATCCGGAGGACCGCACGCCGCTGCTGCAGTGGCTGCTCATCCGCCGCGGCAGGTGGACCCGGGCGGACTATCGCCACCCACGACTCAATGGCCTGCAGCTCCTCAATGGCCACACGGATGTCGCTGCCAGGAGGACACTCCGTCGCTGGGTCAGCCTCCTTCTGGCCGGCCAGCGCCTGACCATCGTCGCCGGCAACGACGGCCACGGTAATTTCGCCCGGTTCCGCCAGATCGGCCTGCCCTTCCTCACCATGCGGGAGCACTGTCACCAGATCTTCGGCGCCGCGCGCACAGGTGTGCTTGTCGAGGGCGAATTGACGCTCGCTTCGCTCAAAGCTGCGCTGCGCCAAGGAAAAACATTAGTCACCACCGGCCCCTTCTTGGAGCTGCGGGCGGAATCACCTGCGGGGACCGCGCACATCGGCGGGACCCTTCGCGGCTCACCTGCGCGACTAGTGGTAACTGCCAAGTCTACCGCGGAGTTTGGGCCACTCCACCGGCTGACCATCTGGTTGGGCAAAAAAGGAGCAAGGCGGGAGGAAATCCTGTGGGACTGCAATCGCTTCCCGGAGAGGTTCCAACACCGCGCGGAGTTAACGGTGGAAAACCATGCGGACGACCTCTATGTGCGAGGGGAACTCTCCTCCCGCGGGCCCAATGGGGAACATGTCTGCTACACCAATCCGATCTGGCTGACGGCCTGA